From the Salarias fasciatus chromosome 16, fSalaFa1.1, whole genome shotgun sequence genome, one window contains:
- the acvr1c gene encoding activin receptor type-1C, translating to MSGSGKRSLQAAVFFLCVAQLTAGLKCVCQLCANRTCETSADGACWNSVMLVDGKEEMVKSCLSPSEMKGRLFCYSSRNVYKRNCCYTDFCNNETLHLHPERPLDDDAGWSGLQLAAVILVPCCLLCLGVLLGVFVVQGHRCAYSRAHKQDAEEPLDDQLLMSPDKCLKDLIYDMSTSGSGSGLPLLVQRTIARTIVLQETIGKGRFGEVWRGKWRGEDVAVKIFSSRDERSWFREAEIYQTIMLRHENILGFIAADNKDNGSWTQLWLVSEYHEHGSLYDYLNKFTVSVESMVVLALSIASGLAHLHMEIIGTQGKPAIAHRDLKSKNVLVKKNGTAVIADLGLAVKHDSNTNTIDIPSNHRVGTKRYMSPEILDETINMNSFESFKRADIYSLGLVFWELARRCSVKGLHEDFQLPYYDMVPSDPSIEDMKKVVCDQKLRPNIPNQWQSCEALRVMGKLMRECWYANSAARLTALRVKKTVSQLSAIKDVKD from the exons ATGAGCGGATCCGGGAAGCGCAGCCTGCAAGCGGCGGTCTTCTTCCTGTGCGTCGCCCAGCTGACTGCAG GTCTGAAGTGCGTGTGCCAGCTGTGCGCCAACCGCACCTGCGAGACGTCGGCGGACGGCGCCTGCTGGAACTCGGTGATGCTGGTGGACGGGAAGGAGGAGATGGTCAAGTCCTGCCTGTCGCCGTCCGAGATGAAGGGGCGCCTCTTCTGCTACAGCTCCAGAAACGTCTACAAGAGGAACTGCTGCTACACGGACTTCTGCAACAACGAGACCCTGCACCTTCACCCCG aGAGGCCTTTGGACGACGACGCCGGCTGGAGCGGGCTGCAGCTCGCGGCGGTGATCCTGGTGCCCTGCTGCCTGCTGTGTCTCGGGGTCCTGCTGGGGGTGTTCGTGGTGCAGGGCCACCGGTGTGCCTACAGCCGAGCGCACAAGCAGGACGCAGAGGAGCCTCTGGACGACCAGCTGCTCATGTCTCCAGACAAATGTCTCAAAGACCTCATCTACGACATGAGCACCTCGGGCTCGGGGTCGG GACTGCCCCTCCTGGTTCAGCGCACCATCGCTCGGACCATCGTCCTGCAGGAGACCATCGGGAAGGGTCGTTTCGGCGAGGTGTGGCGGGGGAAATGGCGGGGAGAAGACGTGGCCGTGAAGATCTTCTCCTCCAGGGACGAGAGGTCGTGGTTTCGCGAGGCAGAGATTTACCAGACCATCATGCTCAGGCACGAGAACATCCTGGGCTTCATTGCTGCTGATAACAAAG ATAACGGCTCGTGGACTCAGCTGTGGTTGGTGTCGGAGTACCACGAGCACGGATCTCTGTATGACTACCTGAACAAGTTCACCGTCTCCGTGGAAAGCATGGTCGTCCTGGCCCTGTCCATCGCCAGCGGGCTGGCCCACCTCCACATGGAGATCATCGGCACGCAGG GAAAGCCTGCCATCGCTCACAGAGACTTAAAGTCTAAAAATGTTCTGGTGAAGAAGAACGGGACGGCCGTCATCGCCGATCTGGGTTTGGCCGTGAAGCACGactccaacacaaacaccatcGACATTCCGTCCAACCACAGAGTGGGAACCAAGAG GTACATGTCCCCAGAAATCCTGGACGAGACGATCAACATGAACAGCTTTGAGTCGTTCAAGCGGGCGGATATCTACTCACTGGGCCTGGTGTTCTGGGAACTGGCCAGAAGATGCTCGGTTAAAG GACTTCATGAGGATTTCCAGCTGCCTTACTATGACATGGTGCCTTCAGATCCCTCCATCGAGGACATGAAGAAGGTGGTTTGTGATCAGAAGCTCAGGCCCAACATTCCCAACCAGTGGCAGAGCTGCGAG GCTCTGCGTGTGATGGGCAAACTGATGAGAGAGTGCTGGTACGCCAACTCCGCCGCGCGGCTCACCGCTCTGCGGGTCAAGAAGACCGTTTCCCAGCTGTCCGCCATCAAGGACGTCAAAGACTAG
- the LOC115402972 gene encoding activin receptor type-1 isoform X1 — translation MTSGNVSLLVVIALVLPCSSLEGNGSTRNECLCDGPSCSNGNQCFGHQCFTSLSLLNGTSVFKKGCIKDNEEELLRCRSAPTPEVVVECCSGSLCNMNVSLQFPDVRLSAGRPVLGDQECVCEGGVCERDRRCAGQHCFSSMTLIDGVAVQQKGCLRDDERGRATCTMPPSSDRVVKCCQGHLCNMNVTVQAPGKAEEMKPLSKDEHECVCEGSGCAVESRCLGHQCFTSLTVNAGSLLYQKGCFKIYEQSTLTCKTPPTRDQIVECCQGHLCNMNSTVELPVKADELSSHSVTTLAAVIAAPIVVLVVLSVIAILVFRRIHHNQMERLTSRDAEYGTIDGLIASNVGESTLADLLDHSCTSGSGSGLPFLVQRTVARQITLNECVGKGRYGEVWRGQWQGENVAVKIFSSRDEKSWFRETEIYNTVLLRHENILGFIASDMTSRNSSTQLWLITHFHEMGSLYDYLQLSTLDAPGCLRMALSIASGLAHLHVEIFGTQGKPAIAHRDLKSKNILVKKNGQCCIADLGLAVMHFQDTNELDVGNNPKVGTKRYMAPEVLDDSIQMECFESYKRVDIWALGLVLWEIARRTVSNGIVEDYKPPFHDLVPSDPSFEDMKKVVCVDQQRPIIPNRWFSDPTLTSMAKLMKECWYQNPSARLTALRIKKTLTKIDNSLDKIKTDI, via the exons ATGACGAGTGGGAACGTGTCTCTGTTGGTTGTGATcgccctggtccttccctgtTCTAGTTTGGAAG GTAATGGCAGTACGAGAAATGAATGTTTGTGCGATGGGCCATCTTGCTCCAATGGGAACCAGTGTTTTGGCCATCAGTGCTTCACCTCTCTCTCCTTACTCAACGGGACATCGGTCTTTAAAAAGGGCTGCATTAAGGATAATGAGGAGGAGCTCCTCCGCTGCAGAAGCGCACCAACTCCTGAAGTGGTGGTGGAGTGCTGCTCGGGGTCTCTCTGCAACATGAACGTCTCCTTACAGTTTCCAG ATGTACGACTGTCTGCTGGCAGACCGGTCCTCGGAGaccaagagtgtgtgtgcgagggCGGCGTGTGTGAGCGCGACCGCCGCTGCGCGGGCCAgcactgtttctcctccatgACGCTGATTGATGGGGTGGCCGTCCAACAGAAGGGCTGCCTGAGGGACGACGAGCGGGGCAGAGCCACCTGCACCATGCCGCCCTCGTCGGATCGTGTTGTCAAGTGCTGCCAGGGCCATCTGTGTAACATGAACGTCACTGTGCAAGCTCCGGGGAAAG CAGAAGAAATGAAACCCCTGAGTAAAGATgagcacgagtgtgtgtgtgagggaagcGGCTGTGCAGTGGAGAGCCGCTGTCTGGGCCACCAGTGCTTCACGTCCCTCACGGTTAACGCCGGATCCCTGCTGTACCAGAAAGGCTGCTTTAAGATCTACGAGCAGAGCACGCTGACCTGCAAGACCCCGCCGACCAGGGACCAGATCGTGGAGTGCTGTCAGGGTCACCTGTGCAACATGAACAGCACCGTGGAGCTGCCCGTCAAAG CAGACGAGCTCTCCAGCCACAGCGTGACCACGCTGGCTGCCGTCATCGCGGCTCCCATCGTCGTCCTGGTCGTCCTCTCCGTCATCGCCATACTGGTGTTCAGGCGGATTCACCACAACCAAATGGAGAGGTTAACGTCACGAGATGCTGAATATGGGACCATCGACGGCCTGATTGCGTCGAATGTTGGCGAGAGCACTCTGGCG GATCTGCTGGATCACTCCTGCACGTCGGGAAGTGGATCGGGGCTCCCGTTCCTCGTTCAGAGAACTGTTGCTCGACAAATAACGCTCAACGAGTGCGTGG GTAAGGGCCGTTACGGTGAAGTGTGGCGGGGTCAGTGGCAGGGAGAGAACGTCGCCGTCaagatcttctcctccagagacGAGAAATCCTGGTTCAGGGAGACTGAAATCTACAACACTGTGCTGCTGAGACACGAGAATATCCTGG GCTTCATCGCCTCGGACATGACTTCGAGGAACTCCAGCACTCAGCTGTGGCTCATCACCCACTTCCACGAGATGGGCTCCCTGTACGACTACCTGCAGCTCAGCACCCTCGACGCGCCCGGCTGTCTCCGCATGGCGCTCTCCATTGCGAGCGGCCTGGCGCATTTGCATGTGGAGATCTTTGGCACGCAGGGCAAGCCGGCCATCGCCCACCGAGACCTGAAGAGCAAGAACATCCTGGTGAAAAAGAACGGGCAGTGCTGCATCGCTGATCTGG GTTTGGCCGTCATGCATTTTCAAGACACCAACGAGCTGGACGTGGGGAACAACCCCAAAGTCGGCACCAAGCGCTACATGGCCCCCGAGGTGCTGGACGACTCCATCCAGATGGAGTGCTTTGAGTCCTACAAGAGAGTGGACATCTGGGCCTTGGGCCTCGTCCTGTGGGAGATCGCCAGGAGGACGGTGAGCAACG gcaTCGTGGAGGACTACAAGCCGCCGTTTCATGACCTGGTGCCCAGTGATCCCAGTTTTGAGGACATGAAGAaggttgtgtgtgtggaccAGCAGAGGCCCATCATCCCAAACAGATGGTTTTCAGACCCA ACTTTGACCTCCATGGCTAAACTCATGAAGGAGTGCTGGTACCAGAATCCTTCGGCCAGACTGACGGCGCTGCGCATCAAAAAGACTCTCACAAAGATCGACAACTCCCTGGATAAAATCAAGACGGACATTTGA
- the LOC115402972 gene encoding activin receptor type-1 isoform X2, which produces MTSGNVSLLVVIALVLPCSSLEGNGSTRNECLCDGPSCSNGNQCFGHQCFTSLSLLNGTSVFKKGCIKDNEEELLRCRSAPTPEVVVECCSGSLCNMNVSLQFPDVRLSAGRPVLGDQECVCEGGVCERDRRCAGQHCFSSMTLIDGVAVQQKGCLRDDERGRATCTMPPSSDRVVKCCQGHLCNMNVTVQAPGKAEEMKPLSKDEHECVCEGSGCAVESRCLGHQCFTSLTVNAGSLLYQKGCFKIYEQSTLTCKTPPTRDQIVECCQGHLCNMNSTVELPVKDELSSHSVTTLAAVIAAPIVVLVVLSVIAILVFRRIHHNQMERLTSRDAEYGTIDGLIASNVGESTLADLLDHSCTSGSGSGLPFLVQRTVARQITLNECVGKGRYGEVWRGQWQGENVAVKIFSSRDEKSWFRETEIYNTVLLRHENILGFIASDMTSRNSSTQLWLITHFHEMGSLYDYLQLSTLDAPGCLRMALSIASGLAHLHVEIFGTQGKPAIAHRDLKSKNILVKKNGQCCIADLGLAVMHFQDTNELDVGNNPKVGTKRYMAPEVLDDSIQMECFESYKRVDIWALGLVLWEIARRTVSNGIVEDYKPPFHDLVPSDPSFEDMKKVVCVDQQRPIIPNRWFSDPTLTSMAKLMKECWYQNPSARLTALRIKKTLTKIDNSLDKIKTDI; this is translated from the exons ATGACGAGTGGGAACGTGTCTCTGTTGGTTGTGATcgccctggtccttccctgtTCTAGTTTGGAAG GTAATGGCAGTACGAGAAATGAATGTTTGTGCGATGGGCCATCTTGCTCCAATGGGAACCAGTGTTTTGGCCATCAGTGCTTCACCTCTCTCTCCTTACTCAACGGGACATCGGTCTTTAAAAAGGGCTGCATTAAGGATAATGAGGAGGAGCTCCTCCGCTGCAGAAGCGCACCAACTCCTGAAGTGGTGGTGGAGTGCTGCTCGGGGTCTCTCTGCAACATGAACGTCTCCTTACAGTTTCCAG ATGTACGACTGTCTGCTGGCAGACCGGTCCTCGGAGaccaagagtgtgtgtgcgagggCGGCGTGTGTGAGCGCGACCGCCGCTGCGCGGGCCAgcactgtttctcctccatgACGCTGATTGATGGGGTGGCCGTCCAACAGAAGGGCTGCCTGAGGGACGACGAGCGGGGCAGAGCCACCTGCACCATGCCGCCCTCGTCGGATCGTGTTGTCAAGTGCTGCCAGGGCCATCTGTGTAACATGAACGTCACTGTGCAAGCTCCGGGGAAAG CAGAAGAAATGAAACCCCTGAGTAAAGATgagcacgagtgtgtgtgtgagggaagcGGCTGTGCAGTGGAGAGCCGCTGTCTGGGCCACCAGTGCTTCACGTCCCTCACGGTTAACGCCGGATCCCTGCTGTACCAGAAAGGCTGCTTTAAGATCTACGAGCAGAGCACGCTGACCTGCAAGACCCCGCCGACCAGGGACCAGATCGTGGAGTGCTGTCAGGGTCACCTGTGCAACATGAACAGCACCGTGGAGCTGCCCGTCAAAG ACGAGCTCTCCAGCCACAGCGTGACCACGCTGGCTGCCGTCATCGCGGCTCCCATCGTCGTCCTGGTCGTCCTCTCCGTCATCGCCATACTGGTGTTCAGGCGGATTCACCACAACCAAATGGAGAGGTTAACGTCACGAGATGCTGAATATGGGACCATCGACGGCCTGATTGCGTCGAATGTTGGCGAGAGCACTCTGGCG GATCTGCTGGATCACTCCTGCACGTCGGGAAGTGGATCGGGGCTCCCGTTCCTCGTTCAGAGAACTGTTGCTCGACAAATAACGCTCAACGAGTGCGTGG GTAAGGGCCGTTACGGTGAAGTGTGGCGGGGTCAGTGGCAGGGAGAGAACGTCGCCGTCaagatcttctcctccagagacGAGAAATCCTGGTTCAGGGAGACTGAAATCTACAACACTGTGCTGCTGAGACACGAGAATATCCTGG GCTTCATCGCCTCGGACATGACTTCGAGGAACTCCAGCACTCAGCTGTGGCTCATCACCCACTTCCACGAGATGGGCTCCCTGTACGACTACCTGCAGCTCAGCACCCTCGACGCGCCCGGCTGTCTCCGCATGGCGCTCTCCATTGCGAGCGGCCTGGCGCATTTGCATGTGGAGATCTTTGGCACGCAGGGCAAGCCGGCCATCGCCCACCGAGACCTGAAGAGCAAGAACATCCTGGTGAAAAAGAACGGGCAGTGCTGCATCGCTGATCTGG GTTTGGCCGTCATGCATTTTCAAGACACCAACGAGCTGGACGTGGGGAACAACCCCAAAGTCGGCACCAAGCGCTACATGGCCCCCGAGGTGCTGGACGACTCCATCCAGATGGAGTGCTTTGAGTCCTACAAGAGAGTGGACATCTGGGCCTTGGGCCTCGTCCTGTGGGAGATCGCCAGGAGGACGGTGAGCAACG gcaTCGTGGAGGACTACAAGCCGCCGTTTCATGACCTGGTGCCCAGTGATCCCAGTTTTGAGGACATGAAGAaggttgtgtgtgtggaccAGCAGAGGCCCATCATCCCAAACAGATGGTTTTCAGACCCA ACTTTGACCTCCATGGCTAAACTCATGAAGGAGTGCTGGTACCAGAATCCTTCGGCCAGACTGACGGCGCTGCGCATCAAAAAGACTCTCACAAAGATCGACAACTCCCTGGATAAAATCAAGACGGACATTTGA